The Bradysia coprophila strain Holo2 chromosome IV unlocalized genomic scaffold, BU_Bcop_v1 contig_81, whole genome shotgun sequence genome has a window encoding:
- the LOC119072222 gene encoding uncharacterized protein LOC119072222 encodes MDLKYDDLLKTKTCMRQLAPDDGASASSTDDFFTSKELKFLEVLSLEKKTDSTFVRHCLEFIYKDHLAALSTKTLKGTAEKQHFSDEGVVERVTEGKDPLTPPKVARIRCLFVERISKAGVGPVEYGERIKDAYLNRLIAASIQNISKKC; translated from the coding sequence ATGGACTTAAAGTACGATGACCTTCTGAAAACGAAAACTTGCATGCGTCAATTGGCACCGGACGATGGTGCTTCAGCTTCATCAACAGACGATTTTTTTACGTCGAAAGAATTGAAGTTCTTGGAGGTTTTGTCTCTTGAGAAGAAAACCGACTCTACTTTTGTGCGCCACTGCCTCGAGTTCATATATAAGGACCACCTAGCTGCTCTGTCTACGAAAACATTGAAAGGAACTGcagaaaaacaacatttttcagatgaAGGAGTTGTGGAGCGAGTTACAGAAGGTAAAGACCCGCTTACGCCACCAAAAGTTGCCAGAATACGATGTTTGTTTGTGGAAAGAATATCGAAGGCTGGAGTCGGGCCAGTTGAGTATGGCGAACGCATCAAAGATGCATATCTGAATAGATTAATTGCTGCTAGTATCCAGAACATTTCTaagaaatgttga
- the LOC119072210 gene encoding uncharacterized protein LOC119072210, protein MAAFDLSFGSDISITDFLSSSFDDLHQLNAATDALIESQKCVANDFIDKIIIIYLRHNLSLVCLEDLMRLLNVNREICEQLPTNKKQILNLFRENKDMIEIVYFVRCAKCRKIVKKNADNLEQLKCCDIILKKSETNFYVYMPLEKQIIQSIEANWNDIKNFDTTSKDGSISDAHDGEILKNVLRQYTDSDINILSLCLNVDGANKFNSNLISLWPIQFLQNFLPPKIRFLPKNILVSGLLYTEGSFDFREYFLPLINEMNNVKKTPIVMSLDNAEFTFKPVVTHCAVDLPAKSKLQETKQFGGYNACTFCHIPGKQVLIYTKSGKNKTNKQKQNKSGKDGKQMKCVRYPAGTSYPLREEKETLRSMLAASTSKDKIIDGIKDVSCLVALEHFHVVNSISCEYMHSVLLGVVKQILNFFCNPKNSKGKFYITKKNRKLLNKRILEIKPNCEVARKPRSLEQLSTFKASEFRSMLLFYMPVCLAGLVPDVFVKHVRLLSAAVYKLLKSTIPIEEVDEAGEMLDRFVEQHQKLFGIEAMVMNVHLLTHLVDSVRALGPLWTHSAFPFERNNGVLLKKVNGTTDVLLQISSKYCLEKSMMSRREKPIIKEKVLLGRRFTMADESLCVFDIERSRGADLSNKTLSVHKRIKLKNIIYTSTSYTLPKKSVDYFVGLQNDMIGKAKFYYESGGNKYVVLEEFEIIDTIDHILKVAPTRRNILASINDINQKYLYMTVGTNQYISSVPNTYEKE, encoded by the exons ATGGCTGCGTTCGATCTATCCTTTGGATCAGATATTTCCATCACCGATTTCCTCAGCAGCTCATTTG atgATCTCCACCAGCTAAATGCAGCGACGGATGCATTAATTGAAAGCCAAAAATGTGTGGCGAATGATTTTATCGACAAAATCATCATTATTTACCTGCGACACAATCTCTCTCTTGTCTGCTTAGAAGATTTGATGCGTCTTCTCAACGTAAACCGTGAAATTTGTGAACAACTAccgacaaacaaaaaacaaatattgaaCCTGTTTCGCGAGAACAAAGATATGATCGAGATCGTTTACTTTGTTAGATGTGCTAAGTGTCggaaaatcgtgaaaaaaaATGCAGATAACTTGGAACAATTGAAGTGCTGTGAcattattttaaagaaaagtgAAACGAACTTTTATGTGTACATGCCGCTGGAAAAACAGATCATTCAGAGCATTGAAGCTAACTGGAACGACATTAAAAACTTTGACACAACTAGCAAAGACGGTAGCATTTCTGATGCTCATGACGgcgaaattttaaagaatgtgTTGCGGCAGTACACAGACAGtgacataaatattttgtcgcTGTGCCTGAACGTCGACGGagcaaataaattcaattcaaatttgatatCGTTGTGGCCAATCCAGtttctacaaaattttcttccaccAAAGATCCGGTTCCTGCCTAAAAATATACTAGTATCTGGGTTGCTGTACACGGAAGGAAGTTTCGACTTCCGCGAATATTTTTTACCGCTCATCAACGAAATGAACAACGTGAAGAAAACCCCAATCGTCATGTCTCTCGACAATGCAGAATTTACATTTAAGCCGGTAGTCACTCACTGTGCAGTTGATCTCCCAGCAAAAAGCAAATTACAAGAAACGAAGCAGTTTGGTGGATACAATGCGTGCACTTTTTGCCATATTCCCGGAAAACAGGTTTTGATCTACACTAAGAGTggcaaaaacaaaactaacaaacaaaaacagaacaaAAGTGGCAAGGATGGTAAGCAGATGAAATGTGTTCGATATCCGGCAGGAACTTCCTACCCGCTGCGCGAAGAAAAGGAAACGCTGAGAAGCATGTTGGCTGCATCGACATCTAAAGACAAAATTATAGACGGTATCAAAG ACGTATCGTGCTTGGTGGCGCTGGAGCACTTCCATGTTGTGAACAGTATCAGTTGCGAATACATGCACAGTGTCTTGCTAGGAGTCGTGAAGCAGATACTAAACTTCTTCTGCAACCCAAAGAACAGTAAAGGCAAATTCTacattaccaaaaaaaaccgGAAATTACTAAACAAGagaattttggaaataaaaccGAACTGTGAAGTGGCTCGGAAACCGCGATCTTTAGAGCAACTGTCGACTTTCAAAGCGAGTGAATTCCGTTCCATGCTACTATTCTACATGCCGGTGTGTTTAGCTGGCTTAGTACCAGATGTGTTCGTCAAACATGTCCGCCTTCTATCTGCAGCTGTGTACAAATTACTAAAATCGACAATTCCGATTGAAGAAGTTGATGAAGCCGGCGAAATGTTGGATCGATTTGTTGAACAGCATCAGAAGTTGTTTGGGATTGAGGCTATGGTGATGAACGTGCACTTATTGACACATTTGGTAGACAGTGTTCGGGCGCTGGGCCCACTTTGGACACACTCGGCCTTTCCGTTCGAGAGAAACAATGGTGTGTTGCTAAAGAAAGTCAATGGGACAACAGATGTACTTCTACAAATATCGTCAAAATATTGCCTTGAAAAGTCAATGATGAGTCGTCGCGAAAAGCCAAttatcaaagagaaagttttGTTAGGCAGACGTTTTACGATGGCTGACGAATCGCTCTGTGTTTTTGATATTGAGCGTTCAAGAGGCGCAGATCTTTCAAATAAGACATTATCGGTCCACAAGAGAATCAAATTGAAGAATATAATCTACACAAGCACATCCTACACGCtaccaaaaaaatcagttGATTACTTTGTTGGTTTGCAAAACGACATGATTGGAAAAGCAAAGTTTTATTACGAATCCGGTGGTAATAAGTACGTGGTCTTGGAAGAGTTTGAAATTATTGACACCATCGATCACATTTTGAAAGTTGCGCCAACCCGGCGGAATATTCTGGCGTCAATTAACGACATCAATCAGAAGTATCTTTATATGACCGTTGGAACGAATCAATATATTTCCTCGGTTCCGAATACATATGAAAAGGAATGA
- the LOC119072219 gene encoding serine/threonine-protein phosphatase 6 regulatory ankyrin repeat subunit B-like: MKTASLIFCVVGILWTSVLAAQEKPKIRLAQIFSSFDKNDVRDDINLFLRIYGDEIDNKSGYSPLHIAALFSETVVDYLIKNGSDVNVLNNAKYSPLHFAAEGGNDKIVEMLINNGADVSSSNNKGMTALHVAAYNGFDKIADILIKAGANVNALDSDKWTPLFYAGVNDSVPVANLLIQNGAQVNAQDKEGDSILANAIIAADSERYNFAEFLLNNGADPNIANEKKMVPLHIAGTNGDLDLFFKLHKIINVTIG, from the exons ATGAAGACAGCGTCATTAATTTTCTGCGTTGTTGGCATACTATGGACCAGCGTATTGGCAG cacaGGAAAAGCCCAA AATCCGACTGGCGCAGATTTTCAGttcatttgataaaaatg ACGTTCGTGACGATATAAACTTGTTTCTTCGTATCTACGGTGATGAAATCGACAATAAAAGTGGCTATAGCCCATTACACATTGCTGCCTTATtca GTGAGACAGTGGTGGATTATTTGATCAAAAATGGATCGGATGTAAATGTTTTGAACAATGCAAAATACTCTCCCCTACATTTTGCTGCTGAAGGAG GTAACGACAAAATCGTTGAAATGCTTATTAATAATGGAGCTGATGTCAGTAGTTCGAATAACAAAGGAATGACTGCATTGCACGTGGCTGCTTATAATG GTTTTGACAAGATTGCAGACATTTTGATTAAGGCTGGAGCGAATGTAAATGCCTTGGACAGTGATAAATGGACGCCTCTATTTTACGCAGGTGTAAAtg ATTCGGTGCCTGTCGCAAATTTGTTGATTCAAAATGGAGCTCAAGTCAATGCCCAAGACAAAGAAGGAGATTCAATTTTAGCTAATGCTATCATTGCAGCAG ATAGTGAGAGATACAATTTTGCTGAGTTTTTGCTGAATAACGGAGCAGATCCGAACATTgctaatgaaaagaaaatggtcCCATTGCACATAGCTGGAACAAATGGTGATCTagaccttttttttaaattgcacaAGATTATTAATGTTACGATCGGTTAA